A genomic stretch from Coffea arabica cultivar ET-39 chromosome 10c, Coffea Arabica ET-39 HiFi, whole genome shotgun sequence includes:
- the LOC113713962 gene encoding uncharacterized protein isoform X1 — MPNKRRRSLSGPNTPARLSEASSVHSVTDSNDYIQSLVNYFRMPRDPNVAKAHWDANMEIHFCMTFVEWKRSGEWNPNVSSEANWMKLAAHLNSQWGKQYAWSVYHSKFGREKRIWHAFAKLKGLRQSAETGIGWDENRRCFLAEESQWNNLCLENNDYRYFRFGQCVDKYAILHEILESETATGSQVQASSVPPSVYNPRKRGGHSRGQTVTSPVGDDMYNAGMDGDFNEESPVVGVKRGSSSQGVTTSLPSASRGSKSSRSTNDPFVECANSLSSLANSKLRIKATRASDKEKFDVDMAVQVVESFGPSLDKGAKLAAFCALQDDKWRKTFLSSSREMQEFWLYSLVPPPKQGPDGPK; from the exons ATGCCCAACAAGCGGAGGAGATCACTGTCCGGTCCAAATACTCCAGCCCGTCTTTCCGAAGCTTCATCTGTGCACTCCGTCACAGACTCGAACGACTACATCCAGTCCCTTGTCAACTACTTCAGA ATGCCACGTGACCCCAACGTTGCGAAGGCCCACTGGGATGCAAATATGGAGATTCATTTCTGTATGACATTCGTCGAGTGGAAAAGGAGTGGGGAGTGGAATCCAAACGTTTCATCTGAGGCCAATTGGATGAAGCTTGCTGCGCATCTGAATTCGCAGTGGGGGAAGCAGTACGCATGGAGTGTCTACCATTCTAAATTCGGACGAGAGAAGAGGATTTGGCATGCCTTTGCCAAGTTGAAGGGTCTGCGCCAATCTGCCGAAACAGGTATTGGTTGGGACGAGAATAGGAGGTGCTTCTTGGCTGAAGAGTCTCAATGGAACAATCTGTGCCTG GAGAATAATGATTATAGGTACTTCAGATTCGGGCAATGCGTCGACAAATATGCAATCCTGCACGAGATCTTAGAATCAGAAACCGCCACAGGGAGTCAAGTTCAAGCCTCTTCAGTTCCACCTTCAGTTTACAATCCACGCAAGCGAGGTGGGCATAGTCGTGGGCAGACTGTCACTTCGCCTGTTGGTGATGACATGTACAACGCGGGCATGGATGGGGATTTCAACGAGGAATCTCCGGTTGTGGGAGTGAAGCGAGGTTCGAGCAGTCAAGGCGTGACAACCTCGCTCCCAAGTGCATCCCGGGGAAGCAAGTCAAGTCGAAGTACCAACGATCCATTCGTCGAGTGTGCCAACTCCCTCTCGTCCCTAGCGAATTCTAAGTTACGAATCAAGGCAACCCGAGCATCCGACAAGGAGAAATTTGATGTCGATATGGCAGTCCAGGTCGTCGAATCATTTGGGCCATCGCTCGATAAAGGGGCTAAGCTCGCTGCATTTTGCGCACTCCAGGACGACAAGTGGCGGAAGACGTTCCTCAGTAGCAGTCGCGAGATGCAAGAGTTCTGGTTGTACTCTTTGGTGCCGCCACCTAAACAGGGACCCGATGGGCCCAAGTAG
- the LOC113713962 gene encoding uncharacterized protein isoform X2, with product MPRDPNVAKAHWDANMEIHFCMTFVEWKRSGEWNPNVSSEANWMKLAAHLNSQWGKQYAWSVYHSKFGREKRIWHAFAKLKGLRQSAETGIGWDENRRCFLAEESQWNNLCLENNDYRYFRFGQCVDKYAILHEILESETATGSQVQASSVPPSVYNPRKRGGHSRGQTVTSPVGDDMYNAGMDGDFNEESPVVGVKRGSSSQGVTTSLPSASRGSKSSRSTNDPFVECANSLSSLANSKLRIKATRASDKEKFDVDMAVQVVESFGPSLDKGAKLAAFCALQDDKWRKTFLSSSREMQEFWLYSLVPPPKQGPDGPK from the exons ATGCCACGTGACCCCAACGTTGCGAAGGCCCACTGGGATGCAAATATGGAGATTCATTTCTGTATGACATTCGTCGAGTGGAAAAGGAGTGGGGAGTGGAATCCAAACGTTTCATCTGAGGCCAATTGGATGAAGCTTGCTGCGCATCTGAATTCGCAGTGGGGGAAGCAGTACGCATGGAGTGTCTACCATTCTAAATTCGGACGAGAGAAGAGGATTTGGCATGCCTTTGCCAAGTTGAAGGGTCTGCGCCAATCTGCCGAAACAGGTATTGGTTGGGACGAGAATAGGAGGTGCTTCTTGGCTGAAGAGTCTCAATGGAACAATCTGTGCCTG GAGAATAATGATTATAGGTACTTCAGATTCGGGCAATGCGTCGACAAATATGCAATCCTGCACGAGATCTTAGAATCAGAAACCGCCACAGGGAGTCAAGTTCAAGCCTCTTCAGTTCCACCTTCAGTTTACAATCCACGCAAGCGAGGTGGGCATAGTCGTGGGCAGACTGTCACTTCGCCTGTTGGTGATGACATGTACAACGCGGGCATGGATGGGGATTTCAACGAGGAATCTCCGGTTGTGGGAGTGAAGCGAGGTTCGAGCAGTCAAGGCGTGACAACCTCGCTCCCAAGTGCATCCCGGGGAAGCAAGTCAAGTCGAAGTACCAACGATCCATTCGTCGAGTGTGCCAACTCCCTCTCGTCCCTAGCGAATTCTAAGTTACGAATCAAGGCAACCCGAGCATCCGACAAGGAGAAATTTGATGTCGATATGGCAGTCCAGGTCGTCGAATCATTTGGGCCATCGCTCGATAAAGGGGCTAAGCTCGCTGCATTTTGCGCACTCCAGGACGACAAGTGGCGGAAGACGTTCCTCAGTAGCAGTCGCGAGATGCAAGAGTTCTGGTTGTACTCTTTGGTGCCGCCACCTAAACAGGGACCCGATGGGCCCAAGTAG
- the LOC113713963 gene encoding uncharacterized protein, with amino-acid sequence MSDPGDGQGTSSSSDEDDLLFAAGAALLFGPHAEPYGGPIQKVPCRTSALSGRAWVEEVMSGHHTRIMDATRLNVDSFMQLCALLAECGFVPQHHQKRVTIEEALTMTLVMMSHNMRMRMIADRFNHSTETDCIGAIDGTHIPACVPRRQQVAYTNRHGVQSQNVLAVCDHDMRFIYVYAGWEGSAHDARVLDGALTGPNHFPVPPTGKYYLVDFVYRNLPGFLPPYRGRQADVSGRRRGRFATAKELFNYQHSALRNVIERSFGVLKRRFAILRGAVPNYMMTTQINVVIACCAVHNFIRDQQPNDMYFANPDEGDPTSHGAIPPYPEIQPLHSPPEVVEQWTAMRESMATHMFNAYRNTQHRT; translated from the exons ATGAGCGATCCCGGTGATGGCCAGGGCACCAGCTCGTCTTCGGACGAAGATGATCTTCTATTTGCTGCTGGTGCTGCGCTATTATTTGGACCACATGCAGAACCATACGGAGGTCCAATACAAAAGGTGCCTTGCAGGACGTCTGCATTATCAGGACGTGCTTGGGTTGAAGAAGTGATGTCAGGCCATCATACACGAATTATGGACGCAACAAGGTTAAATGTTGATTCTTTCATGCAGTTGTGCGCGCTCTTGGCCGAATGTGGATTTGTTCCCCAACATCATCAAAAACGGGTTACAATAGAGGAGGCACTTACGATGACATTGGTCATGATGAGCCACAATATGAGAATGCGTATGATTGCTGACCGATTTAACCATTCCACGGAAACG GACTGCATTGGGGCTATTGATGGGACTCATATACCTGCTTGTGTCCCAAGACGACAGCAAGTGGCATACACAAATAGGCATGGTGTACAATCGCAAAATGTTCTGGCTGTATGCGACCATGATATGCgatttatatatgtgtatgcCGGATGGGAAGGAAGTGCACATGATGCAAGAGTCTTGGATGGCGCTTTGACCGGCCCAAATCACTTTCCTGTGCCACCTACAG GAAAATATTACTTAGTTGACTTCGTGTATCGAAACTTGCCCGGTTTCTTACCACCGTATAGGGGACGCCAAGCGGATGTTAGTGGTCGCAGGAGGGGAAGATTTGCAACCGCGAAAGAACTTTTTAATTACCAACACTCTGCACTACGGAATGTCATAGAGCGAAGTTTCGGTGTCCTTAAAAGGAGATTTGCCATTTTACGGGGAGCCGTTCCAAACTACATGATGACAACACAGATAAATGTAGTTATTGCCTGTTGTGCCGTGCATAACTTCATTAGGGATCAACAACCGAATGATATGTACTTTGCTAACCCAGACGAGGGAGATCCAACAAGTCATGGTGCAATTCCTCCGTATCCGGAGATACAGCCATTGCATTCTCCTCCTGAAGTTGTTGAACAATGGACTGCCATGAGAGAGTCAATGGCGACACATATGTTCAATGCCTACAGAAATACGCAACACCGTACATGA